The genome window ACCTCGACCAGGAAGGTGCTCAGTTCGGGGCTGTACTGGTAGCTGTGGGCGATGAACACGCCGTGCGGGGTCTCGCGGAAGATGAGCGAGACCGGGTGGAAGCGCTGGCGGGTGCCGTACCAGGCGAATTTGTTGCGACGCTTCTCGAAGCTGGGCTGGAAGTGGTCGGCGAATTGCTTGCGCACGGCGCTGTTGCCGCCGTCGGCCGCCACCACCAGGTCGACCTCGCGCGCCAGCGCGGATACGTCGTCGATCCGGCGGTTGTATTCGATCTTCACGCCTTCGCGCCGGCAGGCGTCTTCCAGCACGCGAAGCATGTCGATGCGAGCGGTGCGCGAGAAGTGGTTGCCATGGACCTGGACGTGGGTGCCGCGATGGACGATTTCCATGTAGTCGCAGCGTTCGTGGTGGGCCACGAACGCCTTGAAGAACTCGGGATCGGCTTCCTGCAGGAAGGACAGGCCGACGTCCGAGAACACGACGCCCCAGCCGTAGGTGGCGCCGGCGGGATTCTGTTCGTAGACCTGGATCTGGTGGGACGGGTCGTGCTTCTTGGCCAGCAGCGAGAAGTACAGGCCGGCGGGGCCGGCTCCGATGACGGCGATTTTCATGATGCGAGGCTCCCTGCCGCCGCGGCGGCGCCGCAGGCGGTCTGGTACGAGGACAAGGCGTCGCGCAGCACGCCGGGCACGGGAATGGCCCGGCGCTCGCCGCGGGCGACGCAGATGGGGGTCAGCTTGGCGATGAAGGCGGTCTGCCCGGCGGCCGTGGTGGCGGTGATGTCGAGCGCGTAGGTGTGCTGGCGGATGGCTTCCACGGTGACGCGCATGTCGAATTCGTCGTCCGGCCACAGCGAAGCGCGGAAGTCGAAGGACAGCGCGCGGCTGGGCGTGCCGAAACCGAGTTCGTCCTTGACGCGCTGGGGCGTGGAATCGAACAGCATGCCGTAGAACAGTTCGGCGGCGGAGATGACGTATTCGCCGAAGGTCACGGTGTAGACCACGCCGGCGGGGTCGCAGTCGCCCCATTTGACGCGGCGGCGCACGACGAAGGGCGTGGTCGAGATCACGTGTTCGGTGCTGGTCATGCCGGCCTCTCCTGCTTGGGGTCCTGGCCGCCGGCACCGGCCTCGCCCGCCAGCTTCTCGGCGATCATGCGCTTGAGCGCGGGCTTGTCCAGCTTGCCCACCTTGGTCACCGGGAAGACCTCGATCACTTCGACGCGCTCCGGGCACTTGTACTTGGCCAGGCCCTGGGCGACCAGAAAGTCCGCCAGTTCCTTGACCTGCGGCGCGGCCTGTCCGGGGCGCGGCACGATGTAGATGCAGCCTTTCTCGCCATAGACGGGATCGGGCATGGCCACCAGCCGCGCCTCGGCCACGGCCGGGTGCGCGCCCACCAGGCCCTCGACTTCCTCGCAGCCGATTTTCTCGCCGCCGCGGTTGATGTTGTCGCGCAGGCGGCCTTCGAAGGCGTAGCAGGTGACACCATCCACCACATGGGCGCTCATCATGTCGCCGGTGCGATAGAAGCCGTCCGAGGTGTAGGCCTGGGCGTTCGCCTCGGGCGCGTTGAAGAAGCCCGGCAGCGTGGCGGGGCCGCGAAAGCACAGTTCGCCCATCTGGCCGGGCGCCACCGGTTTTTCCGAGTCGGGCTCCAACAGGCGCAGTTCGTCCTGCGGGCAGCCGGAGCAGCCCTGGGTCTGGAAGCGCCGGGCCTGCGGCGCGTCGGGCGGGGATCCCAGCAGCAGTCCCTCGGTGATGCCGAACAGGTTGGAGCACGGCACGCCCAGGTGCGCCTCCAGGCGGTCGGCGCGGCTCATGGTGATGAACAGACGCAGGGCCGACAGGTCGTGCCGGGCCAGGTCAGGATAGGTCATGAGCTGCGGGGCGATGGGGCCGATGGAGACGGCGCGGGTGACCCGGTGTTCCTCGATCAGTTCCAGCATGCGGACGAGGTCCAGCTTGGGCATCAGCACGGCGGACACGCCCATGGCGAACACGGGGATCAGCACGTATACCTGGGCCGCGTTGTGCAGCAGCGGCAGCGCCCACATGAAGCGGTCGTCCTCGCGCAGCTTGTACATGCCCGCGCAGGCCAGCGCATGGCCGAGGTATTCGGCGTGGAAGCGCGGGATGATCTTGGGCATTCCCGTCGTACCGCCCGAGAGCTGAAAGCTCAGCACGTCGCCCAGCCCCGGCGGCGCCTCGGCCAGGCGCTGGCGCGCGGCCTCGAGCGGCATGCCGGCGATCAGGTCGCTCAGGGCCAGGCCGCCCTCGCCCGCCGGCCCGCGGGCGACGATCAGATGGCGCAGCGTGTCGCTGCCCTCGGCCATCTTGCGGGCGAAGGCGGTCAGGTCGAAGCTGGGATGGAAATCGGCCTGCACGAAATAGGCCCGCGCCGCCGACTGCCGGATCAGTTGGCCGATCTCCAGCTCGCGATGCTGGGGCAGCGAGCAGACGGGCACGATGCCGGCCTTGTAGCAGGCCGCCAGCGCCAGCACGGTTTCCAGCGTGGTCCCCATCTGGAAGATGGCGCGGTCGCCGGGCGCAAGGCCCGTCTCCAGCAGCGCCGCCCCCAGCCGTTCCGATTGTTCGTCCAGCTCCTGGAAGCTCAGGCTGCCTTCGTCGGTGATGAACGCCGCCTTGCCGGGCAAGCGCCGCGCGGTAGCGCGCAAGGCATCGCCCACCGATGACCGCATCCACGCGCCACTGTCCAGGTAGGATGCGGCGCGCTCGGCCGGATGGTAGATGACCCCTTCTATCGGGTGCCGTATGTCTTGCATGATGGTCTCCTCCGCCTGGACTTCAGGCGGCCTCTGGAACGATGCGAGCGCAATCCCGGTCCAGCGTTTCGATGCGGCCCTGCACGCCGCCGGTGAACAGGCCATACCAGATGGCGGGCTTGAGCCCCAGCGCCTTGCGGCGGAACTCGATGGGGCCGTCGCTTTCGATGCGGTCGTAGTCGCCCAGGGTGTCGACGCGGCAGTCGCCGCGGCCGCGCGCATCGTCTACGAGGGCGGCGAACTCGCGCACGCGGGGCACGAAGATGCGCACCGCCGGAGATACCTGCGCCTGGCCGGGCCGCACGTGTTCTGCGACCAGCCGGGCCTTGCGCGACCAGATCTCGGCGATGTCCGACACGCGCCGCTGTCCGGCCCGGGCCTCGTCCTCGGCTTCGAGCGCGGCCTGCAGCGTCAGTTGTCCGTCCAGGGCATCCACCTGGGTCAACGGGCGAAGCTTGCGGGTGAACTCGATGAAGTAGCCATTCGGATCGCGCACGTAGATCGACTCGATCACTTCGTGCGTGGTTTCGACCGACACCTGCAGGCCGGCGTCCTCCAGCTTCTTCTTCCAGGCCCGCAGTTCGTCCTGCCCTTCGACCAGCCATGCGGTGTGGGTGGCGTCGAACACGTGGTCGTCGGGCACGGGCGCCATGGGCGGCCGATCGCGCATGGCCACGGGCGGCTCCGAGCCCAGGTAATAGAAGAAGGCGATGGTGCTGCCGTTTCCACTGTCGAAGAAGAAATGCAGGAAGTCCGGATGCGTGGCCGGCCCCCAGCCGCGCGCCGAGATCACATGGATCAGGGGCAGGCCCAGAATGTCCCGGTAGAACGCCACGGTCTCGCGCAGCTTCCAGGTGGGCCGCGCCGTGTGATCGACGCCCCGCAACGCGAGCCCGTGGGCGGACGGCGCCCCGGGCGCGGCTTCGGTCGTCTTGCCTGCCGGCGTGGCGCTGGCGTTCAGGCTGGTGCTCATGTCGTTTCCCCTTGCATATGGATGGTGGTCAGCGCGCGAAGCGCTCGCGCAGCCAGGCGGCCAGTTGGCGGCCGGCCTCGTAGCGGCCCGGCTCCTCGCCCTCGGCCAGCGCGCGGCCATGGTGGTCGCCGCGCACCCGCAGGTGGCGCTTGTCGGCCGTGGCCAGGGCATCGTGGATGGCGCGCACGTCGCCCGGGAAGCAGGCCTGGTCGCCCGTGTATTCGATGATCAGGGTGGGCTGGACGATGGCGTCCGCGGCGGCCGCCAGGCTGGCGTTGGACGACAGGCCGGACCAGGTCGACAGCCAGCTCTCGGGCGTGCAGAAGCGCGCGAAACCGACGGCGCCGTAGTTCGAGGCATAGGGATCGCGGCCCCACAGCGAACCGGAATGCCGGTCCGACGGATCCAGGCTGAGGTCCAGGCAGCGCAGGTCGGCATCCGTGCGCCAGACCGTCATCACGGGTGTATGGGCGGCCACGCGGCGCTCGGCCTGGGAAGCGTCCTCGCGGCCCTTGAGCGCCTTGCGCGCGCCCAGCCGCTGCGCGATCGACTGCCGCGCCAGCGCGTCCAGCCGCTCGACCCGGTCGCGCTGCGCCTGCCGGTAGCGCGCGACGAACCCGGGCACATAGCGCGCCTGGCCGCCGGGGCGGTAGCCGTTGTCGGGATTCAGCGGATCCAGGGTCGGGTCGACCGACAGCGCGTCCCCTTCGTCCAGTACCGAGGGATCGATGCAATTCATCAGCAGCGCGCCCTGCCCCGGATGCGGTCCCACCAGCACCAGGCCCTGGACCTGGGGCATGTCGAGCCCGGCCAGGCCGGAAGGCTTGCCGCCCGGCGTGCGGGCGATGCGCTCGGCGGCCGGCAGCGACGACTGCTGGGCGTAGAAGGAATACAGGCCCGCGCCGCCCGAATTGCCCAGCAGCACGATGTGCTCGAACCCCTGCCCGCGCAGGAAGGCCAGGCCGGCCGCCACGTCGTGCAGCGCGGTCTCGTGCTCCAGGCGCAGGTCGTTGCCGACCGAACGCGCGCCTTGCGACCAGGCCGCATAGCCGGCGCCGACGATGTCGGGAATGAGGTAGTGGCAGGCCATGAATTCGCGCGGGTGCATCACGCACACGACGGTCCGGGGCCGGGGGCCCGCCGGCAGGTAGAGCGAGCCCGTGGTGGCGGCGTCGTCATCGGTGCGCAGGACGACGTTGCGGGTGGAGGCGCCGGCCGGAAGATCGCGGGGGTTCCAGTCGGTGTTCAAGAAGCCTGCGGTGACGTGCTGGGGGGCGTTGGCGCCGGTGCTCACGATGGGTCTCCTGATGACGCGGACGGCTGATGCAACCGTCTTTTGTCACATTCGACTACTTTTTGACTTAACTGTCAATATACGTAGAAATTCCGACAGAAGTGTCAAAAAAACTCGCCGACGCGCCCCTTTTCCCTGGGAAGACGGGGTTTCGACATGCCATAATCGGCTCCTGGGCCGGCACCCGTTCCTGCCCCATATCCTGGAAAGTCCCTATCCGTGAACGAGCTTCCCACCAAGGCAACGATGAAAGGGGAAGTCCTGCGCGGCGCCATCCTGGACGCCGCGGCCAAGCTCTTCATCGAACGCGGCACGGGCGGCACCAGCATGCAGGACATCGCCGAATCGCTGGGCCTGAGCCGTACCGCCGTCTACTACTATTTCAAGAACAAGGACGCGATCCTGCGGGCGCTGACCGAGGAAATCCTGACCTCGGCCCGGGAACTGGCCAACGCCGCCGTCTCCCGCCAGGACCGCGATCCAGCCGAGGCGCTGCGGGAGCTGGTCACCGACTACGCCAATCTCATCCTGTCGCGCCCGGCCGAGTTCCGCGTGGCCGACCGCAACGAGTCGGACCTCACGCAGCGCCAGCGCGCCTCGATGCATACGGCGCGCCGCAGCGTGCTGGCGGACTTCAGCGGCATCATCGAGCGCGGCATCCAGCTCGGCCATTTCCGCATGGCCGACCCGCATGTCGCGGCCTTCGGGCTGATCGGCATGTGCAACTGGACCGCGTGGTGGTTCAAGCCCAGCGGGCGCCTGGGCCAGCAGGAAGTGGCCGAGGCCATCGCCGACATGGCCATCCATGCCCTGCGCCGCGACGAATCGCGCCGGGCGCGGGTGCCCGACGTCAAGGAGTCCCTGCGGCTGCTGCGCGAGGACCTGGCTTACCTGGAGAAGCTGGTGGTGCCCGAGGATGACGCCTCCTCGGGCCAGCGCAAGTAGGCCTGCGCCATGAAGCCCTCAGAGCCCCACTCGTTCACCGCACATTACGCACCAGCGCCTGAGCCGCGTTGAACACCGCCTCCACCACTGTCGGTTCGACTGCCCGCATGATAAAGACGAGGCGCGACTGCCGGTTTTCGTCGGGCCACCGATCCAGCGGTACGGCGGGATGGAATATGTGCTGGACACATTGGACGACAACGGGATCCCCCTCGACATTGAGGATTCCTTTCATGCGCAGCATGTCCGGGCCGCGTAGCGCGGTGAGCATTTCCATGGCGCCTGTGATGGCAGGCCATGTGAAGGGCTCGTCGAACCGCAGCGACATCGTGCGGATGTCCTGCAGGTGGGGGCGCAGCGGCTTGTCTTCGGCGTCGTCCTGGTCGTCGGGCGCATCAAGCGCCGCGCCCAGGAAACTCAATGCCTGGGCGGACAGGCGGGTGCTGGCCAGTCCCAGTCCCGTAAGCTGCGCAGGCTCCACTTGCCCATGCTGGACGCGCAGCACGGCGGCGCTGGCATTGACGGCT of Pigmentiphaga sp. H8 contains these proteins:
- a CDS encoding VOC family protein — translated: MSTSLNASATPAGKTTEAAPGAPSAHGLALRGVDHTARPTWKLRETVAFYRDILGLPLIHVISARGWGPATHPDFLHFFFDSGNGSTIAFFYYLGSEPPVAMRDRPPMAPVPDDHVFDATHTAWLVEGQDELRAWKKKLEDAGLQVSVETTHEVIESIYVRDPNGYFIEFTRKLRPLTQVDALDGQLTLQAALEAEDEARAGQRRVSDIAEIWSRKARLVAEHVRPGQAQVSPAVRIFVPRVREFAALVDDARGRGDCRVDTLGDYDRIESDGPIEFRRKALGLKPAIWYGLFTGGVQGRIETLDRDCARIVPEAA
- a CDS encoding FAD-dependent monooxygenase; this encodes MKIAVIGAGPAGLYFSLLAKKHDPSHQIQVYEQNPAGATYGWGVVFSDVGLSFLQEADPEFFKAFVAHHERCDYMEIVHRGTHVQVHGNHFSRTARIDMLRVLEDACRREGVKIEYNRRIDDVSALAREVDLVVAADGGNSAVRKQFADHFQPSFEKRRNKFAWYGTRQRFHPVSLIFRETPHGVFIAHSYQYSPELSTFLVEVDPDTWQRAGLHEASEDESRRYCADVFRPELGGNELLTNRSLWFEANIVRNERWTCGNIVLLGDALRTVHFSLGSGTRMAMQDAIALHQGLVRHPGDLQAAFAAFETQRRPASSSFQNAAARSLDWYENVADKMHLDPVSFAYDYMRRTGQVSHEDLKQRDPHFAAACEALSCHQPAPATA
- a CDS encoding TetR/AcrR family transcriptional regulator, which produces MNELPTKATMKGEVLRGAILDAAAKLFIERGTGGTSMQDIAESLGLSRTAVYYYFKNKDAILRALTEEILTSARELANAAVSRQDRDPAEALRELVTDYANLILSRPAEFRVADRNESDLTQRQRASMHTARRSVLADFSGIIERGIQLGHFRMADPHVAAFGLIGMCNWTAWWFKPSGRLGQQEVAEAIADMAIHALRRDESRRARVPDVKESLRLLREDLAYLEKLVVPEDDASSGQRK
- a CDS encoding thioesterase family protein, which encodes MTSTEHVISTTPFVVRRRVKWGDCDPAGVVYTVTFGEYVISAAELFYGMLFDSTPQRVKDELGFGTPSRALSFDFRASLWPDDEFDMRVTVEAIRQHTYALDITATTAAGQTAFIAKLTPICVARGERRAIPVPGVLRDALSSYQTACGAAAAAGSLAS
- a CDS encoding AMP-binding protein, with product MQDIRHPIEGVIYHPAERAASYLDSGAWMRSSVGDALRATARRLPGKAAFITDEGSLSFQELDEQSERLGAALLETGLAPGDRAIFQMGTTLETVLALAACYKAGIVPVCSLPQHRELEIGQLIRQSAARAYFVQADFHPSFDLTAFARKMAEGSDTLRHLIVARGPAGEGGLALSDLIAGMPLEAARQRLAEAPPGLGDVLSFQLSGGTTGMPKIIPRFHAEYLGHALACAGMYKLREDDRFMWALPLLHNAAQVYVLIPVFAMGVSAVLMPKLDLVRMLELIEEHRVTRAVSIGPIAPQLMTYPDLARHDLSALRLFITMSRADRLEAHLGVPCSNLFGITEGLLLGSPPDAPQARRFQTQGCSGCPQDELRLLEPDSEKPVAPGQMGELCFRGPATLPGFFNAPEANAQAYTSDGFYRTGDMMSAHVVDGVTCYAFEGRLRDNINRGGEKIGCEEVEGLVGAHPAVAEARLVAMPDPVYGEKGCIYIVPRPGQAAPQVKELADFLVAQGLAKYKCPERVEVIEVFPVTKVGKLDKPALKRMIAEKLAGEAGAGGQDPKQERPA
- a CDS encoding alpha/beta hydrolase; protein product: MSTGANAPQHVTAGFLNTDWNPRDLPAGASTRNVVLRTDDDAATTGSLYLPAGPRPRTVVCVMHPREFMACHYLIPDIVGAGYAAWSQGARSVGNDLRLEHETALHDVAAGLAFLRGQGFEHIVLLGNSGGAGLYSFYAQQSSLPAAERIARTPGGKPSGLAGLDMPQVQGLVLVGPHPGQGALLMNCIDPSVLDEGDALSVDPTLDPLNPDNGYRPGGQARYVPGFVARYRQAQRDRVERLDALARQSIAQRLGARKALKGREDASQAERRVAAHTPVMTVWRTDADLRCLDLSLDPSDRHSGSLWGRDPYASNYGAVGFARFCTPESWLSTWSGLSSNASLAAAADAIVQPTLIIEYTGDQACFPGDVRAIHDALATADKRHLRVRGDHHGRALAEGEEPGRYEAGRQLAAWLRERFAR